From bacterium, one genomic window encodes:
- the rpsE gene encoding 30S ribosomal protein S5: MDKVQDVQLIERIVRIVRTAKVVKGGRRFGFSALVVVGNGYGRIGRGLGKANEVPDAIRKALEQAKKNMIDIPIKGTTIPFSINGEALATTVVLRPAAPGTGVIAGGAVRAVLEGLGVQDILTKVIGSSNAINIVNATFNALENIKKIEEISKTRKSSSEDVKKDV; this comes from the coding sequence TTGGATAAAGTACAGGATGTTCAATTGATCGAAAGAATAGTAAGAATAGTTCGGACCGCCAAGGTTGTAAAAGGCGGGAGGAGATTTGGTTTTAGCGCATTGGTTGTTGTTGGCAACGGTTATGGCAGGATTGGCAGGGGGTTAGGTAAGGCAAACGAAGTCCCGGATGCTATCAGGAAAGCATTAGAGCAGGCAAAAAAGAATATGATAGATATTCCTATCAAAGGGACAACTATACCATTTAGTATAAATGGAGAAGCGCTTGCCACTACTGTTGTTTTAAGGCCTGCCGCGCCTGGAACCGGAGTCATTGCAGGTGGTGCCGTCAGGGCTGTTTTGGAAGGACTGGGTGTTCAGGATATATTAACGAAGGTAATCGGTTCAAGTAATGCCATTAATATTGTTAATGCTACTTTTAACGCCTTGGAAAATATTAAGAAAATAGAAGAGATTTCAAAAACCAGAAAGAGTTCATCTGAGGATGTAAAAAAAGATGTCTAA
- the secY gene encoding preprotein translocase subunit SecY, with translation MLKGFQNVLQLEDLKKRIGFTVLLLAVYRLGSHIPTPGIDGHALSAFFNQSKGTLFGMFDLFAGGALKRATIFALGIMPYINASIIMELLTTVVPHLENLKKEGEEGRKKIIQYVRYFTVVLAMVQAFGISFWLESLKSTEGMVVINPGFGFKILTIITLSSGTAFIMWLGEQITERGVGNGISLIIFIGIIAEMPGALIQSIELIKGGQINIVISLLVLVLMVVVIGAVVILESAHRKVPIQYAKRIVGRKVYGGQSTHLPLRLDQSGVIAVIFASSVIIFPATIAEFTHIGFLVKIAGWLNYGTVLHTLLYVALIIFFCYFYTAVTFNPGDIAENIKKSGGYIPGIRPGKPTAEYIDYILTRITLVGAIGISIISVLPTFLMQGLKVPFYFGGTALLIVVGVALDLMRQIESHLLMRNYDGFMKKGKLKARSN, from the coding sequence ATGTTAAAAGGTTTCCAAAATGTATTACAACTTGAAGATTTAAAAAAGAGGATTGGTTTTACTGTCCTCTTATTGGCTGTTTATAGACTGGGTTCCCATATTCCCACCCCTGGGATTGACGGGCATGCGTTAAGCGCTTTTTTTAACCAGTCCAAAGGGACGCTTTTCGGTATGTTCGATCTTTTTGCCGGCGGCGCGTTAAAACGGGCTACTATTTTTGCGTTAGGGATAATGCCTTACATTAACGCGTCAATCATCATGGAGCTTTTAACTACTGTAGTTCCTCATTTGGAGAATTTGAAAAAGGAAGGCGAAGAGGGAAGAAAAAAGATAATACAATATGTAAGATACTTTACTGTTGTTCTTGCTATGGTCCAGGCGTTTGGCATAAGTTTCTGGCTGGAAAGTTTAAAAAGTACAGAAGGAATGGTTGTCATAAATCCAGGGTTTGGATTTAAAATTCTGACAATAATAACCTTGTCTTCGGGGACGGCTTTTATAATGTGGCTGGGAGAACAAATTACCGAGCGGGGTGTGGGTAATGGAATTTCCCTGATTATTTTTATCGGTATTATTGCGGAGATGCCCGGCGCATTGATACAAAGCATTGAATTGATAAAAGGCGGGCAGATAAATATTGTAATTTCTTTGCTTGTACTGGTATTAATGGTTGTTGTTATCGGAGCAGTTGTTATTCTTGAGAGCGCTCATAGAAAAGTCCCTATTCAATATGCAAAAAGAATAGTCGGGAGGAAAGTTTATGGAGGGCAATCCACGCATCTCCCTTTAAGATTAGACCAGTCAGGTGTTATTGCGGTTATTTTTGCGTCTTCCGTGATTATCTTTCCTGCAACCATAGCGGAATTTACCCATATCGGATTTTTGGTAAAAATAGCAGGCTGGTTAAATTATGGGACAGTATTACATACATTATTATATGTAGCACTGATTATTTTCTTTTGTTATTTTTATACAGCAGTTACATTTAACCCGGGTGATATTGCCGAGAACATAAAAAAATCCGGGGGGTATATCCCGGGAATCCGCCCGGGAAAACCGACTGCCGAATATATTGATTATATTTTAACACGGATTACTTTAGTTGGGGCAATAGGGATATCGATTATTTCTGTTCTCCCGACTTTTCTTATGCAGGGGCTGAAAGTGCCTTTTTATTTTGGAGGGACCGCGCTTTTGATTGTTGTAGGCGTGGCGCTGGATTTAATGCGCCAGATAGAGTCCCATCTTTTAATGCGCAATTATGATGGGTTTATGAAAAAAGGAAAGTTAAAGGCAAGGAGTAACTGA
- the rplF gene encoding 50S ribosomal protein L6 has product MSRIGKSAIETGPDVKVQLENGVITVQGPRGKLFQQMPSGINFKLEDKKIVLTRNGDEKREKELHGLIRSLIANMVKGVTEGFKKELDIIGVGFRAQVKDKKLIMQLGFSHPVEYPAPNGITFSVDEKGTRITVSGFDKQLVGETASIIRRFKEPEPYKGKGIRYVNEYIRKKAGKAAAGAGAGAAK; this is encoded by the coding sequence GGTAAATCAGCAATAGAAACAGGTCCTGATGTTAAGGTGCAATTAGAAAACGGTGTTATAACTGTCCAGGGTCCAAGGGGAAAATTATTCCAGCAAATGCCAAGCGGAATTAATTTTAAATTGGAAGATAAAAAAATAGTGTTGACAAGAAATGGTGATGAAAAAAGGGAAAAAGAGCTTCATGGTTTAATACGCAGTTTAATTGCCAACATGGTAAAAGGTGTGACAGAAGGGTTTAAGAAAGAATTAGATATTATCGGGGTTGGTTTTAGAGCGCAGGTAAAAGACAAAAAGTTGATAATGCAGTTAGGGTTCAGCCATCCGGTTGAATATCCCGCGCCAAATGGTATAACCTTCTCTGTAGATGAGAAAGGCACGAGAATAACAGTTTCAGGATTTGATAAACAACTAGTGGGGGAAACAGCGAGTATTATAAGAAGATTCAAAGAGCCTGAACCTTACAAAGGTAAAGGAATCAGATACGTGAATGAATATATCCGGAAGAAAGCGGGTAAAGCGGCAGCCGGCGCTGGTGCCGGTGCGGCAAAATAA
- the rplR gene encoding 50S ribosomal protein L18, whose translation MSNIKKITSRELRHKKIRQKVKGNEKRPRLNIFRSTKHIYAQIINDDTGKTLVTVSSLTPKIREKIKTGGDINAAKIIGEEIADSAIALGIKKVVFDRGGYVFHGRIKALAESARGKGLDF comes from the coding sequence ATGAGTAACATAAAAAAAATTACATCAAGAGAATTAAGACATAAAAAGATACGGCAAAAGGTAAAAGGAAATGAAAAACGTCCGCGTTTGAACATATTTCGTTCTACGAAACATATTTATGCCCAGATTATTAACGATGATACCGGAAAAACTTTGGTTACTGTTTCTTCTTTAACTCCTAAAATAAGGGAAAAGATAAAAACGGGCGGGGATATTAATGCGGCTAAAATAATTGGAGAGGAAATTGCAGATTCAGCAATTGCTTTAGGCATTAAAAAAGTGGTTTTTGACCGCGGCGGATATGTGTTTCATGGCAGGATAAAAGCATTGGCAGAGTCTGCCAGGGGTAAAGGATTGGATTTTTAA
- the rpmD gene encoding 50S ribosomal protein L30: MSKQLKIILKKSIIGTTPKQRKIVESLGFRYTNQEVVHQDSSVIRGMVKKIPHMLKVLEI, encoded by the coding sequence ATGTCTAAACAATTAAAAATAATTCTAAAAAAAAGTATTATTGGTACCACGCCTAAGCAAAGAAAAATTGTTGAGTCACTTGGGTTCAGATATACAAATCAAGAGGTAGTTCATCAGGATTCATCAGTTATACGCGGTATGGTTAAGAAAATACCTCATATGCTGAAAGTTTTGGAAATATAA
- the rplO gene encoding 50S ribosomal protein L15 — translation MKLEELGKWGSPRKKRKLVGRGIGSGHGKTSCKGHKGQKARSGGSICPGFEGGQMPLIRRIPKRGFTSVDKKEYVIINLKDLNKFEKGAKVTPELLMEKGFYRKKGARIKILGMGELKNPLDLKAHGFSKDAQEKIKNAGGTFEIIK, via the coding sequence GTGAAACTGGAAGAATTAGGGAAGTGGGGAAGCCCGCGAAAAAAAAGAAAACTGGTAGGAAGAGGTATTGGTTCCGGCCACGGTAAAACATCCTGTAAAGGGCACAAGGGGCAAAAGGCGCGTTCAGGCGGGAGTATTTGTCCTGGTTTTGAAGGCGGACAGATGCCATTGATCCGAAGGATCCCTAAACGAGGTTTTACCAGTGTTGATAAGAAAGAATATGTTATTATAAATTTGAAGGATTTAAATAAATTTGAAAAAGGCGCAAAGGTAACACCGGAACTGCTGATGGAAAAAGGTTTTTATAGAAAAAAAGGCGCAAGGATTAAAATTTTAGGCATGGGGGAGTTAAAAAATCCCCTTGATTTAAAAGCCCATGGTTTTAGCAAAGACGCGCAGGAAAAAATAAAGAATGCCGGCGGCACTTTTGAAATTATAAAATAA